A genomic region of [Eubacterium] eligens ATCC 27750 contains the following coding sequences:
- a CDS encoding sodium-dependent transporter: protein MGNNGIELERDGFKSRTGFILACIGSAVGMGNIWRFPYMVSAWGGMTFLIPYVLFVILIGSTGVIEEMALGRATKGGPIKAFGDCMQMRTGKRKAGEAIGFIPVLGSLALAMGYTVVVGWIFKYTYLAFSGKLSAMGNDMSAIGGMFGSTASTFGNNMWLIIAMVVTAVIMALGIAGGIEKANKVMMPLLFIMFVGLGIYIFTLPGSSAGYKYIFTLNPKELLDIKLWIYAFGQAFFSLSIAGNGTVIYGSYLSDKENIVSSARNVAVFDTIAALLAAFVIIPGMAAGGAELSSGGPGLMFIYLVNVFNGMPGGKIVGIVFYVCVLFAGMSSLVNLYEAPVATIQEKLKLNRVASVGIIAVAGCVVSLVIQGIVSGWMDAVSIYICPLGAMLAAIMFFWVEGKKFAVDAVNAGADKPIGKWFVPLGKYVLVPLALVALIAGALLGGIG from the coding sequence ATGGGAAATAACGGAATTGAATTGGAAAGAGATGGCTTTAAGAGCCGTACAGGTTTTATTCTTGCCTGTATCGGTTCGGCAGTAGGAATGGGAAATATATGGCGTTTTCCATATATGGTATCTGCATGGGGTGGTATGACATTTTTAATACCTTATGTATTATTTGTAATATTGATAGGTTCAACAGGTGTTATCGAGGAGATGGCACTTGGCCGTGCGACTAAGGGCGGACCTATTAAAGCATTTGGCGACTGTATGCAGATGCGTACAGGAAAGAGAAAAGCAGGTGAGGCAATTGGTTTTATTCCTGTGCTTGGCTCACTGGCTCTGGCAATGGGCTATACTGTAGTTGTTGGCTGGATATTCAAATATACTTATCTTGCATTTTCTGGAAAGCTTTCAGCAATGGGCAATGATATGTCAGCTATTGGTGGTATGTTTGGAAGTACAGCAAGCACATTTGGAAATAATATGTGGCTTATAATCGCAATGGTTGTAACTGCTGTTATTATGGCACTTGGTATTGCAGGCGGAATTGAGAAAGCAAACAAGGTCATGATGCCTTTGCTTTTCATCATGTTTGTAGGTCTTGGAATATACATTTTCACACTTCCAGGTTCAAGTGCAGGTTATAAATACATATTTACACTTAACCCTAAGGAACTTCTTGATATAAAGCTCTGGATATATGCATTTGGTCAGGCGTTCTTCTCACTGTCTATCGCAGGTAACGGAACTGTTATCTATGGTTCATATCTTAGTGATAAGGAAAATATTGTTTCTTCTGCAAGAAATGTTGCAGTATTTGATACTATTGCTGCTTTATTAGCTGCATTTGTTATTATTCCTGGTATGGCAGCAGGCGGTGCCGAGTTATCATCAGGTGGTCCCGGACTGATGTTTATCTATCTTGTAAATGTATTTAATGGTATGCCGGGTGGCAAGATTGTAGGAATTGTATTCTATGTATGTGTTCTGTTTGCAGGTATGAGCTCACTTGTTAATCTGTATGAAGCTCCGGTTGCAACTATTCAGGAGAAGCTTAAGCTTAACCGTGTTGCATCTGTTGGAATTATCGCAGTGGCTGGCTGTGTTGTGTCACTTGTAATACAGGGTATTGTATCAGGCTGGATGGACGCAGTATCTATCTATATCTGCCCACTTGGCGCAATGCTCGCAGCAATTATGTTCTTCTGGGTTGAAGGAAAGAAGTTTGCTGTTGATGCTGTTAATGCAGGTGCAGATAAGCCTATTGGAAAGTGGTTTGTACCACTTGGCAAATATGTCCTTGTTCCACTTGCACTTGTTGCACTTATTGCAGGTGCTTTACTTGGTGGAATTGGCTGA
- a CDS encoding LytR/AlgR family response regulator transcription factor, with product MQIAICDDEVSMVQILEKKIKKLLPDAVIDKYLSGDELIASGIKPDILFLDIQMPGMDGMETAKVLRQDNEDMILVFVTAAEAYVFQAFDVGAFHYLVKPFSDEKFKEVVTKAVHNIKRSSRLEKDEKYIMVQTAGSHIKIFLRDIVYAEVYNRKVIIHTRSTDIEYYGKLQELSDMAGTDFFRTHRAYLVHFKYVEKYDATCVTMKNGTALIAKKNYPEFVKQYLKYNQRKGNEVR from the coding sequence ATGCAAATAGCTATCTGTGATGATGAAGTATCTATGGTTCAGATACTGGAGAAAAAGATAAAAAAGTTATTGCCAGATGCGGTTATAGATAAATATTTATCGGGTGATGAACTGATTGCAAGTGGCATTAAGCCGGATATTCTTTTTCTGGATATTCAGATGCCGGGAATGGATGGGATGGAAACGGCAAAGGTGCTTCGTCAGGACAATGAGGATATGATACTCGTTTTTGTGACAGCAGCAGAGGCGTATGTTTTTCAGGCATTTGATGTCGGAGCATTTCATTATCTGGTTAAGCCATTTTCCGATGAGAAATTTAAAGAGGTTGTGACAAAGGCAGTTCATAACATAAAAAGAAGTTCCAGACTTGAAAAAGACGAAAAATATATCATGGTACAGACAGCCGGAAGTCATATAAAAATTTTTCTGCGTGATATTGTGTATGCCGAGGTGTATAACCGGAAAGTTATTATCCATACACGAAGTACGGATATTGAATACTATGGTAAATTACAGGAATTAAGTGATATGGCAGGAACAGATTTTTTCCGAACACACAGAGCCTATCTTGTACATTTTAAATATGTAGAAAAATATGATGCAACTTGTGTAACTATGAAAAATGGAACTGCATTGATTGCAAAAAAGAATTATCCAGAGTTTGTGAAGCAATATCTGAAGTATAACCAGAGGAAAGGAAATGAAGTCAGATGA
- a CDS encoding AEC family transporter, with protein sequence MITQILLTQTFIMFILMILGLILSKTGLLTEHGSKDMANILLYAVIPCVIIRSYITDFTMEKLYGLLMSAVLAVAAFAVAIAVSYIIYGMRKPIDNFGTAFCNAGFIGIPLVTAVFGNEAAFYVASFASILNLLQWTYGIVIITRRKDMINIKKVFVNPVTISLVIGLFLFITGIKLPGVINSTMAGVAALNTPAAMIVLGYYLSCVRIRDLLLNPSLYLASFVRLIIIPLLTLLVLYIIPAGHGQIGMITLIAAATPVGTSTAIFAQKFGQDYERAVCMVCLSTLFSIITMPVVMYLAQMWIM encoded by the coding sequence ATGATAACACAAATATTATTAACGCAGACATTTATAATGTTTATTCTTATGATTCTGGGACTGATTCTGTCTAAAACAGGTCTGCTTACAGAACATGGCAGTAAGGATATGGCCAATATTCTGCTGTATGCGGTTATTCCGTGTGTAATTATAAGAAGCTATATAACAGATTTCACGATGGAGAAGCTGTATGGACTTCTTATGTCGGCGGTACTGGCTGTAGCTGCATTTGCAGTGGCGATAGCTGTATCATATATAATATACGGCATGCGAAAGCCAATAGACAACTTTGGAACGGCTTTCTGTAACGCAGGATTTATCGGAATTCCACTTGTAACTGCGGTATTTGGAAATGAAGCGGCATTCTATGTTGCATCATTTGCAAGTATTCTTAATCTGTTGCAGTGGACATATGGAATTGTGATAATAACCCGCCGCAAGGATATGATAAATATAAAAAAGGTATTCGTCAATCCTGTGACAATATCACTTGTTATAGGACTGTTTCTTTTTATTACGGGAATTAAACTGCCAGGTGTAATAAACAGCACGATGGCTGGAGTTGCGGCACTTAATACACCTGCAGCCATGATAGTACTGGGATATTATCTGTCATGTGTCAGGATCCGTGACTTACTGCTTAATCCGTCCCTGTATCTGGCATCGTTTGTCAGGCTTATAATAATTCCGCTGCTTACACTGCTTGTGCTTTATATTATACCGGCGGGACACGGTCAGATTGGAATGATTACACTGATTGCTGCGGCAACACCGGTTGGAACGAGTACGGCAATATTTGCACAGAAATTCGGGCAGGATTATGAGCGGGCAGTATGTATGGTCTGCCTGTCAACGCTGTTTTCAATTATTACAATGCCAGTTGTGATGTATCTGGCACAGATGTGGATTATGTAG
- a CDS encoding FlxA-like family protein codes for MRINGFSGTNTQTGTMGMTQGNDSVSKNIQNQIANAQQKLQDLSSNEEMSLEDKMKKRQEIQQEINNLNQQLRQHQIEQRKEQQSKNSSSMDDMVAGTSSTSKKKDTGLSQASMQAMISADSSMKQAKVQGSMATQIQGRASVLESEIKQDAGKGNTEKKEEELAELQAKAQSATAAQMSTLADANKSVEEAAKAENSNTEDTATKNNTDKSEKTQESAGAAAEETDSVKNTDIKGETQVTVETPTLENAQNATQQAVYTPIDIRL; via the coding sequence ATGAGAATCAATGGATTTAGTGGGACAAATACGCAGACAGGAACAATGGGAATGACACAGGGGAATGATTCTGTAAGTAAAAATATTCAGAATCAGATTGCAAATGCACAGCAGAAGCTACAGGATTTATCATCGAATGAAGAAATGTCATTAGAGGATAAGATGAAAAAGCGTCAGGAGATACAGCAGGAGATTAACAATCTCAATCAGCAGTTAAGACAGCACCAGATCGAGCAGAGAAAGGAACAGCAGAGTAAAAATTCGTCATCTATGGATGATATGGTGGCTGGAACAAGTAGCACTTCTAAAAAGAAAGACACCGGATTGTCACAGGCAAGTATGCAGGCGATGATCTCCGCAGATTCTTCCATGAAACAGGCAAAGGTGCAGGGAAGTATGGCAACACAGATACAGGGACGTGCCAGTGTGCTTGAATCTGAAATCAAACAGGATGCCGGAAAAGGAAATACTGAGAAGAAGGAAGAAGAACTGGCAGAGCTGCAGGCAAAGGCACAGTCTGCGACAGCAGCACAGATGTCTACACTTGCAGATGCAAATAAATCAGTAGAAGAAGCTGCAAAAGCAGAGAACAGCAATACAGAAGACACTGCAACAAAGAACAATACTGATAAATCCGAGAAAACACAGGAATCTGCGGGGGCTGCGGCAGAGGAGACAGACAGCGTAAAGAATACGGATATCAAAGGGGAAACACAAGTGACAGTAGAAACACCGACTCTGGAAAATGCACAGAATGCAACACAGCAGGCAGTGTATACACCGATTGATATTCGTTTATAG
- a CDS encoding GHKL domain-containing protein — MSLVERCWMITSKFSVIAILIITGICFGVFVYPYMKKKREAALVSIVYIGIMSVLYLIPQQIGNFSAYMLGVVAAFLVMYVQDRRNIYQKIFLAVTFFSIRWLAVAMAGRMDDFITKALVFGNTIAGRQWLQYVLYAGTRILDIVLCIVFLAVAIGLINKAYVYKNDEMSVKELVMLIIPSLVGVTGYGILQYYLNIYEKDTGKSLTDTYGFYGALSFVHYFISIIAILVMTTMFQNWKVAQEEQTGQELVLNQVSDMKKHIGEVEKLYQDIRSLRHDMGNHIQMLEHLVAENHMDDAAEYMEHLKKEWNEISPEIKTGSPVIDVILMEKLREAKEKQIRFISDFHYPGDTKLNAFDLSVILNNALDNCMENVSGENPYICISSFRKNSIFMITIKNRYEGELNYKDSDLPETTKSGKEHGIGLHNIRRVARMYMGDISLEQENQEVVLSIMLQVE, encoded by the coding sequence ATGAGTTTAGTGGAAAGATGTTGGATGATCACATCGAAGTTTTCTGTTATTGCAATTTTGATTATTACAGGAATCTGTTTTGGTGTTTTTGTATATCCATATATGAAAAAGAAAAGGGAAGCTGCTCTGGTCAGTATTGTTTATATTGGAATTATGTCTGTGCTGTATCTGATACCGCAGCAGATTGGCAATTTTTCTGCATATATGCTGGGAGTTGTGGCTGCATTTCTTGTGATGTATGTACAGGACAGAAGAAACATTTATCAGAAAATATTTCTTGCAGTGACATTTTTTTCTATCCGTTGGCTTGCGGTTGCAATGGCAGGCAGAATGGATGATTTTATCACAAAAGCTCTGGTTTTTGGAAATACGATTGCAGGAAGACAATGGCTGCAATATGTACTTTATGCTGGAACGAGAATTCTGGATATTGTGCTTTGTATCGTTTTCCTTGCAGTTGCAATCGGTCTGATCAATAAAGCATATGTATACAAAAATGATGAAATGAGCGTTAAAGAGCTGGTAATGCTTATCATTCCTTCTCTTGTGGGAGTTACAGGATATGGCATTCTGCAATATTATCTGAATATTTATGAAAAAGATACAGGAAAGAGCCTTACAGATACCTATGGATTTTATGGAGCTTTAAGCTTTGTGCATTATTTTATCTCTATCATAGCAATTCTTGTTATGACTACGATGTTTCAAAACTGGAAGGTGGCACAGGAAGAACAGACAGGGCAGGAGTTGGTATTAAATCAGGTCAGTGACATGAAAAAGCATATCGGGGAAGTGGAAAAGCTGTATCAGGATATCCGCAGCCTGCGTCATGACATGGGGAATCATATACAGATGCTGGAACATCTTGTGGCAGAGAATCATATGGATGATGCAGCAGAATATATGGAGCATTTGAAAAAGGAGTGGAATGAAATATCTCCCGAGATAAAAACGGGGAGTCCTGTCATTGATGTGATTCTGATGGAAAAGTTAAGAGAAGCAAAGGAAAAGCAGATTCGTTTTATATCAGATTTTCATTATCCGGGGGATACGAAATTAAATGCATTTGATTTAAGTGTGATCTTAAACAATGCACTGGATAATTGCATGGAAAATGTAAGTGGAGAAAATCCTTATATCTGTATCTCTTCTTTTCGGAAAAACAGTATTTTTATGATAACCATAAAGAACAGATATGAGGGAGAGTTAAATTATAAGGACAGTGATCTGCCGGAAACAACGAAATCCGGGAAGGAGCATGGAATTGGACTGCATAATATCCGAAGGGTTGCAAGGATGTATATGGGAGATATATCTTTAGAGCAGGAGAATCAGGAAGTGGTTCTAAGTATTATGTTACAGGTAGAATAA
- a CDS encoding D-isomer specific 2-hydroxyacid dehydrogenase family protein, with protein MKIAAFSVRQDEKQYFDTFANVYKVELQINRSGFTADDIESVKGCEAMSVCDGMCDLSAPVLEKLAAEGVKYIGFRTIGYNSVDLEAAKRLGIRVAHSGYSPYSVANYTVMLMLMCIRKALYVMMRSHTADYSLGPICGREMQNMTVGIIGTGRIGKAVIKNLSGFGCKIIAYDPYPAKDLENVEYVTLDELYARADIISLHTFLSDETYHMINKDSIAKMKDGVILINAARGALVDTKDLIEAVESGKIGSVGTDCCEGEDEFIRTDRKYDDLVVNHDYIILKSFQNTIVTPHVAFFTDQAVSDMVESSVKSVVQFAAGEDTPLEVH; from the coding sequence ATGAAGATAGCAGCATTCAGCGTTCGTCAAGATGAAAAACAGTATTTTGATACATTTGCAAATGTATACAAGGTGGAATTACAGATTAATAGGAGCGGATTTACAGCAGATGATATAGAAAGTGTCAAAGGCTGTGAGGCTATGTCGGTGTGCGATGGCATGTGTGACTTGTCAGCACCTGTTCTTGAAAAGCTTGCAGCAGAGGGTGTAAAGTACATCGGTTTCAGGACAATCGGATATAACAGTGTTGACCTTGAGGCAGCAAAGCGCCTTGGAATCCGTGTTGCACACAGCGGATATTCGCCATATTCAGTTGCCAATTATACAGTAATGCTTATGCTTATGTGTATCCGCAAGGCTTTGTATGTAATGATGCGTTCACACACAGCAGATTATTCACTTGGTCCTATATGTGGACGTGAAATGCAGAATATGACAGTAGGTATTATCGGAACAGGAAGAATTGGAAAGGCAGTAATTAAGAATCTTTCAGGATTTGGATGTAAGATTATTGCGTATGACCCATATCCGGCAAAAGACCTTGAAAATGTTGAGTATGTAACTCTTGATGAATTGTATGCCAGAGCAGATATTATCTCGCTTCATACTTTCTTAAGTGATGAGACATATCATATGATTAATAAGGATTCAATTGCAAAAATGAAGGATGGCGTTATCCTTATAAATGCGGCAAGAGGCGCGCTTGTTGATACAAAGGATCTGATTGAGGCTGTTGAGAGTGGCAAGATTGGTTCAGTTGGAACTGACTGCTGCGAGGGTGAGGATGAATTTATCCGTACAGACCGTAAGTATGATGACCTTGTTGTTAATCACGATTACATCATACTTAAGTCTTTTCAGAATACTATTGTCACACCTCATGTTGCATTTTTCACAGATCAGGCTGTGTCTGACATGGTTGAGTCTTCAGTTAAGAGTGTTGTGCAGTTTGCAGCCGGTGAAGACACACCATTAGAGGTGCATTAA
- a CDS encoding LysR family transcriptional regulator — MELYQLRQFQAAARHKNMTRAASELCIAQPALSKTIHKLEEEFGAQLFIRNKKGLECTRQGEILLEYADRILALSEDATRAVSESLGDAGDIRLCLRSSAVLVSNVLKDFIHEHPHVSFSISSEPKGCDLLIDSVSSAYDIPDNAHLLMTEEICLAVSSSHPLAHTGHISVEQMMNEKFIDLADTPSYAGVFNSIFSKCKKTPQIAYSCNDYILQGKLISLGLGVSFVASVTWTSSSLPENISLLHIDDCPHFRSIYYQPLGSFCSENQRIFEHQLEEYFKNLNN; from the coding sequence ATGGAATTATATCAGCTCAGGCAGTTTCAGGCTGCCGCCAGACACAAGAATATGACCCGTGCTGCCAGTGAACTGTGCATAGCACAGCCGGCATTAAGCAAGACAATCCATAAGCTTGAAGAAGAATTTGGCGCACAGCTTTTTATCCGTAATAAAAAAGGGCTCGAATGTACCCGTCAGGGAGAAATTCTGCTTGAATATGCAGACAGAATACTGGCTCTTTCAGAAGATGCTACGCGTGCTGTCAGTGAAAGTCTTGGCGATGCAGGCGACATAAGGCTCTGTCTCCGCTCAAGTGCAGTTCTTGTCAGCAATGTACTTAAAGATTTTATCCATGAGCACCCTCATGTCAGCTTTTCAATATCTTCTGAACCAAAAGGGTGTGACCTGCTGATTGACTCTGTCTCATCAGCTTATGATATTCCAGACAATGCACATCTTCTTATGACAGAAGAAATCTGCCTTGCCGTTTCATCATCACATCCACTTGCCCATACCGGACACATATCAGTAGAACAGATGATGAATGAGAAATTCATTGACCTTGCAGATACTCCATCTTATGCCGGAGTGTTCAATTCAATATTCAGTAAATGTAAGAAAACTCCTCAGATAGCCTACTCATGCAATGATTACATATTACAGGGCAAACTCATAAGTCTCGGTCTTGGAGTATCATTTGTTGCCTCTGTAACATGGACAAGCAGCAGCCTTCCTGAAAACATAAGCCTGCTGCATATAGATGACTGTCCACATTTCAGAAGCATTTATTATCAGCCGCTTGGCTCATTCTGCTCAGAAAATCAGCGAATCTTCGAGCACCAGCTTGAAGAATATTTCAAAAATTTGAATAATTAA
- a CDS encoding aldo/keto reductase, whose amino-acid sequence MSVLSKNYTLNNGVEIPKLGLGTWFIDDADAADAVRAAVATGYRHIDTAQAYGNERGVGEGVRTCGVPREQLFVVSKVAAEHKTNESAAKSIDETLEKMGLDYLVMMIIHSPQPLFTTKKGQFTTFQIDIARTYPI is encoded by the coding sequence ATGAGTGTTTTGAGCAAAAATTATACATTGAACAACGGTGTGGAGATACCAAAGCTTGGACTTGGAACATGGTTTATTGATGATGCGGACGCGGCAGATGCAGTTAGGGCTGCTGTTGCAACGGGCTACCGTCATATTGATACAGCGCAGGCTTACGGTAATGAGCGCGGTGTCGGTGAAGGTGTCAGAACCTGTGGTGTGCCGAGAGAGCAGCTTTTTGTCGTATCGAAGGTCGCTGCGGAGCATAAGACCAATGAGTCGGCAGCCAAGAGTATTGATGAGACTTTGGAAAAAATGGGTCTGGATTATCTGGTCATGATGATCATTCATTCGCCACAGCCCCTTTTCACAACAAAAAAAGGTCAATTCACAACATTCCAGATAGATATTGCAAGAACTTATCCGATATAA
- a CDS encoding cupin domain-containing protein encodes MKFMDKDDFEKQNVFGTGQANTAYAKYFIGDSFLNPLTDPKCGLFLANVTFEPGCRNNWHIHHATKGGGQMLICTAGEGWYQEEGKEPVSLVPGTVIAIPPEVKHWHGAKKDSWFSHIAAEIPGENTSNEWCEPVTDEEYNRLG; translated from the coding sequence ATGAAATTTATGGATAAGGATGATTTTGAAAAGCAGAATGTCTTCGGAACAGGTCAGGCAAATACAGCATATGCTAAGTATTTTATTGGTGATTCTTTCCTGAATCCGCTGACAGATCCTAAGTGCGGGCTTTTTCTTGCAAATGTGACTTTTGAGCCGGGATGCCGTAATAACTGGCATATCCATCATGCAACAAAGGGCGGCGGACAGATGCTTATATGTACAGCTGGAGAGGGCTGGTATCAGGAAGAGGGCAAGGAGCCTGTAAGCCTTGTGCCGGGAACTGTAATCGCAATTCCACCAGAAGTTAAGCACTGGCATGGAGCTAAGAAGGACAGCTGGTTTTCACATATTGCTGCAGAGATTCCGGGCGAGAATACAAGTAATGAATGGTGTGAGCCTGTAACTGATGAAGAATATAACAGATTAGGATAA